A window of Oncorhynchus keta strain PuntledgeMale-10-30-2019 unplaced genomic scaffold, Oket_V2 Un_contig_3602_pilon_pilon, whole genome shotgun sequence contains these coding sequences:
- the LOC127924051 gene encoding uncharacterized protein LOC127924051 isoform X16 encodes MILKSIRYYSCWGLVDGIVPNGSPPGCWGLVDGIVPNGSHPGCWGLVDGIVPNGSPPGCWGLVDGIVPNGSPPGCWGLVDGIVPNGSPPGCWGLVDGIVPNGSHPGCWGLVDGIVPNGSHPGCWGLVDGIVPNGSHPGCWGLVDGIVPNGSPPGCWGLVDGIVPNGSPPGCWGLVDGIVLNGSHPGCWGLVDGIVPNGSPPGCWGLVDGIVPNGSPPGCWGLVDGIVPNGSHPGCWGLVDGIVPNGSHPGCWGLVDGIVPNGSHPGCWGLVDGIVPNGSPPGCWGLVDGIVPNGSHPGCCGLVDGIVPNGSRPGCSPVYNRTAERRRRRRRGR; translated from the exons ATGATTCTGaaaagcataagatattacagttgttGGGGTCTTGTTGATGGGATAGTCCCGAATGGATCTCCTCCAGGTTGTTGGGGTCTTGTTGATGGGATAGTCCCGAATGGATCTCATCCAG GTTGTTGGGGTCTTGTTGATGGGATAGTCCCGAATGGATCTCCTCCAGGTTGTTGGGGTCTTGTTGATGGGATAGTCCCGAATGGATCTCCTCCAGGTTGTTGGGGTCTTGTTGATGGGATAGTCCCGAATGGATCTCCTCCAGGTTGTTGGGGTCTTGTTGATGGGATAGTCCCGAATGGATCTCATCCAGGTTGTTGGGGTCTTGTTGATGGGATAGTCCCGAATGGATCTCATCCAGGTTGTTGGGGTCTTGTTGATGGGATAGTCCCGAATGGATCTCATCCAGGTTGTTGGGGTCTTGTTGATGGGATAGTCCCGAATGGATCTCCTCCAGGTTGTTGGGGTCTTGTTGATGGGATAGTCCCGAATGGATCTCCTCCAG GTTGTTGGGGTCTTGTTGATGGGATAGTCCTGAATGGATCTCATCCAGGTTGTTGGGGTCTTGTTGATGGGATAGTCCCGAATGGATCTCCTCCAGGTTGTTGGGGTCTTGTTGATGGGATAGTCCCGAATGGATCTCCTCCAGGTTGTTGGGGTCTTGTTGATGGGATAGTCCCGAATGGATCTCATCCAG GTTGTTGGGGTCTTGTTGATGGGATAGTCCCGAATGGATCTCATCCAGGTTGTTGGGGTCTTGTTGATGGGATAGTCCCGAATGGATCTCATCCAG GTTGTTGGGGTCTTGTTGATGGGATAGTCCCGAATGGATCTCCTCCAGGTTGTTGGGGTCTTGTTGATGGGATAGTCCCGAATGGATCTCATCCAG GTTGTTGTGGTCTTGTTGATGGGATAGTCCCGAATGGATCTCGTCCAGGTTGTTCTCCAGTGTACAATAGAACagcggagaggaggaggaggaggagacgaggaagATGA
- the LOC127924051 gene encoding uncharacterized protein LOC127924051 isoform X40, with the protein MILKSIRYYSCWGLVDGIVPNGSPPGCWGLVDGIVPNGSHPGCWGLVDGIVPNGSPPGCWGLVDGIVPNGSPPGCWGLVDGIVPNGSPPGCWGLVDGIVPNGSHPGCWGLVDGIVPNGSHPGCWGLVDGIVPNGSHPGCWGLVDGIVPNGSPPGCWGLVDGIVPNGSPPGCWGLVDGIVLNGSHPGCWGLVDGIVPNGSPPGCWGLVDGIVPNGSPPGCWGLVDGIVPNGSHPGCWGLVDGIVPNGSPPGCWGLVDGIVPNGSHPGCCGLVDGIVPNGSRPGCSPVYNRTAERRRRRRRGR; encoded by the exons ATGATTCTGaaaagcataagatattacagttgttGGGGTCTTGTTGATGGGATAGTCCCGAATGGATCTCCTCCAGGTTGTTGGGGTCTTGTTGATGGGATAGTCCCGAATGGATCTCATCCAG GTTGTTGGGGTCTTGTTGATGGGATAGTCCCGAATGGATCTCCTCCAGGTTGTTGGGGTCTTGTTGATGGGATAGTCCCGAATGGATCTCCTCCAGGTTGTTGGGGTCTTGTTGATGGGATAGTCCCGAATGGATCTCCTCCAGGTTGTTGGGGTCTTGTTGATGGGATAGTCCCGAATGGATCTCATCCAGGTTGTTGGGGTCTTGTTGATGGGATAGTCCCGAATGGATCTCATCCAGGTTGTTGGGGTCTTGTTGATGGGATAGTCCCGAATGGATCTCATCCAGGTTGTTGGGGTCTTGTTGATGGGATAGTCCCGAATGGATCTCCTCCAGGTTGTTGGGGTCTTGTTGATGGGATAGTCCCGAATGGATCTCCTCCAG GTTGTTGGGGTCTTGTTGATGGGATAGTCCTGAATGGATCTCATCCAGGTTGTTGGGGTCTTGTTGATGGGATAGTCCCGAATGGATCTCCTCCAGGTTGTTGGGGTCTTGTTGATGGGATAGTCCCGAATGGATCTCCTCCAGGTTGTTGGGGTCTTGTTGATGGGATAGTCCCGAATGGATCTCATCCAG GTTGTTGGGGTCTTGTTGATGGGATAGTCCCGAATGGATCTCCTCCAGGTTGTTGGGGTCTTGTTGATGGGATAGTCCCGAATGGATCTCATCCAG GTTGTTGTGGTCTTGTTGATGGGATAGTCCCGAATGGATCTCGTCCAGGTTGTTCTCCAGTGTACAATAGAACagcggagaggaggaggaggaggagacgaggaagATGA
- the LOC127924051 gene encoding uncharacterized protein LOC127924051 isoform X26 → MILKSIRYYSCWGLVDGIVPNGSPPGCWGLVDGIVPNGSHPGCWGLVDGIVPNGSPPGCWGLVDGIVPNGSPPGCWGLVDGIVPNGSPPGCWGLVDGIVPNGSHPGCWGLVDGIVPNGSHPGCWGLVDGIVPNGSHPGCWGLVDGIVPNGSPPGCWGLVDGIVPNGSPPGCWGLVDGIVLNGSHPGCWGLVDGIVPNGSPPGCWGLVDGIVPNGSPPGCWGLVDGIVPNGSPPGCWGLVDGIVPNGSHPGCWGVVDGIVPNGSHPGCWGLVDGIVPNGSPPGCCGLVDGIVPNGSRPGCSPVYNRTAERRRRRRRGR, encoded by the exons ATGATTCTGaaaagcataagatattacagttgttGGGGTCTTGTTGATGGGATAGTCCCGAATGGATCTCCTCCAGGTTGTTGGGGTCTTGTTGATGGGATAGTCCCGAATGGATCTCATCCAG GTTGTTGGGGTCTTGTTGATGGGATAGTCCCGAATGGATCTCCTCCAGGTTGTTGGGGTCTTGTTGATGGGATAGTCCCGAATGGATCTCCTCCAGGTTGTTGGGGTCTTGTTGATGGGATAGTCCCGAATGGATCTCCTCCAGGTTGTTGGGGTCTTGTTGATGGGATAGTCCCGAATGGATCTCATCCAGGTTGTTGGGGTCTTGTTGATGGGATAGTCCCGAATGGATCTCATCCAGGTTGTTGGGGTCTTGTTGATGGGATAGTCCCGAATGGATCTCATCCAGGTTGTTGGGGTCTTGTTGATGGGATAGTCCCGAATGGATCTCCTCCAGGTTGTTGGGGTCTTGTTGATGGGATAGTCCCGAATGGATCTCCTCCAG GTTGTTGGGGTCTTGTTGATGGGATAGTCCTGAATGGATCTCATCCAGGTTGTTGGGGTCTTGTTGATGGGATAGTCCCGAATGGATCTCCTCCAGGTTGTTGGGGTCTTGTTGATGGGATAGTCCCGAATGGATCTCCTCCAG GTTGTTGGGGTCTTGTTGATGGGATAGTCCCGAATGGATCTCCTCCAGGTTGTTGGGGTCTTGTTGATGGGATAGTCCCGAATGGATCTCATCCAGGTTGTTGGGGTGTTGTTGATGGGATAGTCCCGAATGGATCTCATCCAGGTTGTTGGGGTCTTGTTGATGGGATAGTCCCGAATGGATCTCCTCCAGGTTGTTGTGGTCTTGTTGATGGGATAGTCCCGAATGGATCTCGTCCAGGTTGTTCTCCAGTGTACAATAGAACagcggagaggaggaggaggaggagacgaggaagATGA
- the LOC127924051 gene encoding uncharacterized protein LOC127924051 isoform X2, whose protein sequence is MILKSIRYYSCWGLVDGIVPNGSPPGCWGLVDGIVPNGSHPGCWGLVDGIVPNGSPPGCWGLVDGIVPNGSPPGCWGLVDGIVPNGSPPGCWGLVDGIVPNGSHPGCWGLVDGIVPNGSHPGCWGLVDGIVPNGSHPGCWGLVDGIVPNGSPPGCWGLVDGIVPNGSPPGCWGLVDGIVLNGSHPGCWGLVDGIVPNGSPPGCWGLVDGIVPNGSPPGCWGLVDGIVPNGSHPGCWGLVDGIVPNGSHPGCWGLVDGIVPNGSHPGCWGLVDGIVPNGSPPGCWGLVDGIVPNGSHPGCWGVVDGIVPNGSHPGCWGLVDGIVPNGSPPGCCGLVDGIVPNGSRPGCSPVYNRTAERRRRRRRGR, encoded by the exons ATGATTCTGaaaagcataagatattacagttgttGGGGTCTTGTTGATGGGATAGTCCCGAATGGATCTCCTCCAGGTTGTTGGGGTCTTGTTGATGGGATAGTCCCGAATGGATCTCATCCAG GTTGTTGGGGTCTTGTTGATGGGATAGTCCCGAATGGATCTCCTCCAGGTTGTTGGGGTCTTGTTGATGGGATAGTCCCGAATGGATCTCCTCCAGGTTGTTGGGGTCTTGTTGATGGGATAGTCCCGAATGGATCTCCTCCAGGTTGTTGGGGTCTTGTTGATGGGATAGTCCCGAATGGATCTCATCCAGGTTGTTGGGGTCTTGTTGATGGGATAGTCCCGAATGGATCTCATCCAGGTTGTTGGGGTCTTGTTGATGGGATAGTCCCGAATGGATCTCATCCAGGTTGTTGGGGTCTTGTTGATGGGATAGTCCCGAATGGATCTCCTCCAGGTTGTTGGGGTCTTGTTGATGGGATAGTCCCGAATGGATCTCCTCCAG GTTGTTGGGGTCTTGTTGATGGGATAGTCCTGAATGGATCTCATCCAGGTTGTTGGGGTCTTGTTGATGGGATAGTCCCGAATGGATCTCCTCCAGGTTGTTGGGGTCTTGTTGATGGGATAGTCCCGAATGGATCTCCTCCAGGTTGTTGGGGTCTTGTTGATGGGATAGTCCCGAATGGATCTCATCCAG GTTGTTGGGGTCTTGTTGATGGGATAGTCCCGAATGGATCTCATCCAGGTTGTTGGGGTCTTGTTGATGGGATAGTCCCGAATGGATCTCATCCAG GTTGTTGGGGTCTTGTTGATGGGATAGTCCCGAATGGATCTCCTCCAGGTTGTTGGGGTCTTGTTGATGGGATAGTCCCGAATGGATCTCATCCAGGTTGTTGGGGTGTTGTTGATGGGATAGTCCCGAATGGATCTCATCCAGGTTGTTGGGGTCTTGTTGATGGGATAGTCCCGAATGGATCTCCTCCAGGTTGTTGTGGTCTTGTTGATGGGATAGTCCCGAATGGATCTCGTCCAGGTTGTTCTCCAGTGTACAATAGAACagcggagaggaggaggaggaggagacgaggaagATGA
- the LOC127924051 gene encoding uncharacterized protein LOC127924051 isoform X29, which yields MILKSIRYYSCWGLVDGIVPNGSPPGCWGLVDGIVPNGSHPGCWGLVDGIVPNGSPPGCWGLVDGIVPNGSPPGCWGLVDGIVPNGSPPGCWGLVDGIVPNGSHPGCWGLVDGIVPNGSHPGCWGLVDGIVPNGSHPGCWGLVDGIVPNGSPPGCWGLVDGIVPNGSPPGCWGLVDGIVPNGSHPGCWGLVDGIVPNGSHPGCCGLVDGIVPNGSPPGCWGLVDGIVPNGSPPGCWGLVDGIVPNGSHPGCWGVVDGIVPNGSHPGCWGLVDGIVPNGSPPGCCGLVDGIVPNGSRPGCSPVYNRTAERRRRRRRGR from the exons ATGATTCTGaaaagcataagatattacagttgttGGGGTCTTGTTGATGGGATAGTCCCGAATGGATCTCCTCCAGGTTGTTGGGGTCTTGTTGATGGGATAGTCCCGAATGGATCTCATCCAG GTTGTTGGGGTCTTGTTGATGGGATAGTCCCGAATGGATCTCCTCCAGGTTGTTGGGGTCTTGTTGATGGGATAGTCCCGAATGGATCTCCTCCAGGTTGTTGGGGTCTTGTTGATGGGATAGTCCCGAATGGATCTCCTCCAGGTTGTTGGGGTCTTGTTGATGGGATAGTCCCGAATGGATCTCATCCAGGTTGTTGGGGTCTTGTTGATGGGATAGTCCCGAATGGATCTCATCCAGGTTGTTGGGGTCTTGTTGATGGGATAGTCCCGAATGGATCTCATCCAGGTTGTTGGGGTCTTGTTGATGGGATAGTCCCGAATGGATCTCCTCCAGGTTGTTGGGGTCTTGTTGATGGGATAGTCCCGAATGGATCTCCTCCAG GTTGTTGGGGTCTTGTTGATGGGATAGTCCCGAATGGATCTCATCCAGGTTGTTGGGGTCTTGTTGATGGGATAGTCCCGAATGGATCTCATCCAGGTTGTTGTGGTCTTGTTGATGGGATAGTCCCGAATGGATCTCCTCCAG GTTGTTGGGGTCTTGTTGATGGGATAGTCCCGAATGGATCTCCTCCAGGTTGTTGGGGTCTTGTTGATGGGATAGTCCCGAATGGATCTCATCCAGGTTGTTGGGGTGTTGTTGATGGGATAGTCCCGAATGGATCTCATCCAGGTTGTTGGGGTCTTGTTGATGGGATAGTCCCGAATGGATCTCCTCCAGGTTGTTGTGGTCTTGTTGATGGGATAGTCCCGAATGGATCTCGTCCAGGTTGTTCTCCAGTGTACAATAGAACagcggagaggaggaggaggaggagacgaggaagATGA
- the LOC127924051 gene encoding uncharacterized protein LOC127924051 isoform X5, with protein MILKSIRYYSCWGLVDGIVPNGSPPGCWGLVDGIVPNGSHPGCWGLVDGIVPNGSPPGCWGLVDGIVPNGSPPGCWGLVDGIVPNGSPPGCWGLVDGIVPNGSHPGCWGLVDGIVPNGSHPGCWGLVDGIVPNGSHPGCWGLVDGIVPNGSPPGCWGLVDGIVPNGSPPGCWGLVDGIVPNGSPPGCWGLVDGIVPNGSPPGCWGLVDGIVPNGSHPGCWGLVDGIVPNGSHPGCWGLVDGIVPNGSHPGCCGLVDGIVPNGSPPGCWGLVDGIVPNGSPPGCWGLVDGIVPNGSHPGCWGVVDGIVPNGSHPGCWGLVDGIVPNGSPPGCCGLVDGIVPNGSRPGCSPVYNRTAERRRRRRRGR; from the exons ATGATTCTGaaaagcataagatattacagttgttGGGGTCTTGTTGATGGGATAGTCCCGAATGGATCTCCTCCAGGTTGTTGGGGTCTTGTTGATGGGATAGTCCCGAATGGATCTCATCCAG GTTGTTGGGGTCTTGTTGATGGGATAGTCCCGAATGGATCTCCTCCAGGTTGTTGGGGTCTTGTTGATGGGATAGTCCCGAATGGATCTCCTCCAGGTTGTTGGGGTCTTGTTGATGGGATAGTCCCGAATGGATCTCCTCCAGGTTGTTGGGGTCTTGTTGATGGGATAGTCCCGAATGGATCTCATCCAGGTTGTTGGGGTCTTGTTGATGGGATAGTCCCGAATGGATCTCATCCAGGTTGTTGGGGTCTTGTTGATGGGATAGTCCCGAATGGATCTCATCCAGGTTGTTGGGGTCTTGTTGATGGGATAGTCCCGAATGGATCTCCTCCAGGTTGTTGGGGTCTTGTTGATGGGATAGTCCCGAATGGATCTCCTCCAG GTTGTTGGGGTCTTGTTGATGGGATAGTCCCGAATGGATCTCCTCCAGGTTGTTGGGGTCTTGTTGATGGGATAGTCCCGAATGGATCTCCTCCAGGTTGTTGGGGTCTTGTTGATGGGATAGTCCCGAATGGATCTCATCCAG GTTGTTGGGGTCTTGTTGATGGGATAGTCCCGAATGGATCTCATCCAGGTTGTTGGGGTCTTGTTGATGGGATAGTCCCGAATGGATCTCATCCAGGTTGTTGTGGTCTTGTTGATGGGATAGTCCCGAATGGATCTCCTCCAG GTTGTTGGGGTCTTGTTGATGGGATAGTCCCGAATGGATCTCCTCCAGGTTGTTGGGGTCTTGTTGATGGGATAGTCCCGAATGGATCTCATCCAGGTTGTTGGGGTGTTGTTGATGGGATAGTCCCGAATGGATCTCATCCAGGTTGTTGGGGTCTTGTTGATGGGATAGTCCCGAATGGATCTCCTCCAGGTTGTTGTGGTCTTGTTGATGGGATAGTCCCGAATGGATCTCGTCCAGGTTGTTCTCCAGTGTACAATAGAACagcggagaggaggaggaggaggagacgaggaagATGA
- the LOC127924051 gene encoding uncharacterized protein LOC127924051 isoform X6, with translation MILKSIRYYSCWGLVDGIVPNGSPPGCWGLVDGIVPNGSHPGCWGLVDGIVPNGSPPGCWGLVDGIVPNGSPPGCWGLVDGIVPNGSPPGCWGLVDGIVPNGSHPGCWGLVDGIVPNGSHPGCWGLVDGIVPNGSHPGCWGLVDGIVPNGSPPGCWGLVDGIVLNGSHPGCWGLVDGIVPNGSPPGCWGLVDGIVPNGSPPGCWGLVDGIVPNGSHPGCWGLVDGIVPNGSHPGCWGLVDGIVPNGSHPGCCGLVDGIVPNGSPPGCWGLVDGIVPNGSPPGCWGLVDGIVPNGSHPGCWGVVDGIVPNGSHPGCWGLVDGIVPNGSPPGCCGLVDGIVPNGSRPGCSPVYNRTAERRRRRRRGR, from the exons ATGATTCTGaaaagcataagatattacagttgttGGGGTCTTGTTGATGGGATAGTCCCGAATGGATCTCCTCCAGGTTGTTGGGGTCTTGTTGATGGGATAGTCCCGAATGGATCTCATCCAG GTTGTTGGGGTCTTGTTGATGGGATAGTCCCGAATGGATCTCCTCCAGGTTGTTGGGGTCTTGTTGATGGGATAGTCCCGAATGGATCTCCTCCAGGTTGTTGGGGTCTTGTTGATGGGATAGTCCCGAATGGATCTCCTCCAGGTTGTTGGGGTCTTGTTGATGGGATAGTCCCGAATGGATCTCATCCAGGTTGTTGGGGTCTTGTTGATGGGATAGTCCCGAATGGATCTCATCCAGGTTGTTGGGGTCTTGTTGATGGGATAGTCCCGAATGGATCTCATCCAGGTTGTTGGGGTCTTGTTGATGGGATAGTCCCGAATGGATCTCCTCCAG GTTGTTGGGGTCTTGTTGATGGGATAGTCCTGAATGGATCTCATCCAGGTTGTTGGGGTCTTGTTGATGGGATAGTCCCGAATGGATCTCCTCCAGGTTGTTGGGGTCTTGTTGATGGGATAGTCCCGAATGGATCTCCTCCAGGTTGTTGGGGTCTTGTTGATGGGATAGTCCCGAATGGATCTCATCCAG GTTGTTGGGGTCTTGTTGATGGGATAGTCCCGAATGGATCTCATCCAGGTTGTTGGGGTCTTGTTGATGGGATAGTCCCGAATGGATCTCATCCAGGTTGTTGTGGTCTTGTTGATGGGATAGTCCCGAATGGATCTCCTCCAG GTTGTTGGGGTCTTGTTGATGGGATAGTCCCGAATGGATCTCCTCCAGGTTGTTGGGGTCTTGTTGATGGGATAGTCCCGAATGGATCTCATCCAGGTTGTTGGGGTGTTGTTGATGGGATAGTCCCGAATGGATCTCATCCAGGTTGTTGGGGTCTTGTTGATGGGATAGTCCCGAATGGATCTCCTCCAGGTTGTTGTGGTCTTGTTGATGGGATAGTCCCGAATGGATCTCGTCCAGGTTGTTCTCCAGTGTACAATAGAACagcggagaggaggaggaggaggagacgaggaagATGA
- the LOC127924051 gene encoding uncharacterized protein LOC127924051 isoform X49, with product MILKSIRYYSCWGLVDGIVPNGSPPGCWGLVDGIVPNGSHPGCWGLVDGIVPNGSPPGCWGLVDGIVPNGSPPGCWGLVDGIVPNGSPPGCWGLVDGIVPNGSHPGCWGLVDGIVPNGSPPGCWGLVDGIVPNGSPPGCWGLVDGIVPNGSHPGCWGLVDGIVPNGSHPGCWGLVDGIVPNGSHPGCCGLVDGIVPNGSPPGCWGLVDGIVPNGSPPGCWGLVDGIVPNGSHPGCWGVVDGIVPNGSHPGCWGLVDGIVPNGSPPGCCGLVDGIVPNGSRPGCSPVYNRTAERRRRRRRGR from the exons ATGATTCTGaaaagcataagatattacagttgttGGGGTCTTGTTGATGGGATAGTCCCGAATGGATCTCCTCCAGGTTGTTGGGGTCTTGTTGATGGGATAGTCCCGAATGGATCTCATCCAG GTTGTTGGGGTCTTGTTGATGGGATAGTCCCGAATGGATCTCCTCCAGGTTGTTGGGGTCTTGTTGATGGGATAGTCCCGAATGGATCTCCTCCAGGTTGTTGGGGTCTTGTTGATGGGATAGTCCCGAATGGATCTCCTCCAGGTTGTTGGGGTCTTGTTGATGGGATAGTCCCGAATGGATCTCATCCAG GTTGTTGGGGTCTTGTTGATGGGATAGTCCCGAATGGATCTCCTCCAGGTTGTTGGGGTCTTGTTGATGGGATAGTCCCGAATGGATCTCCTCCAGGTTGTTGGGGTCTTGTTGATGGGATAGTCCCGAATGGATCTCATCCAG GTTGTTGGGGTCTTGTTGATGGGATAGTCCCGAATGGATCTCATCCAGGTTGTTGGGGTCTTGTTGATGGGATAGTCCCGAATGGATCTCATCCAGGTTGTTGTGGTCTTGTTGATGGGATAGTCCCGAATGGATCTCCTCCAG GTTGTTGGGGTCTTGTTGATGGGATAGTCCCGAATGGATCTCCTCCAGGTTGTTGGGGTCTTGTTGATGGGATAGTCCCGAATGGATCTCATCCAGGTTGTTGGGGTGTTGTTGATGGGATAGTCCCGAATGGATCTCATCCAGGTTGTTGGGGTCTTGTTGATGGGATAGTCCCGAATGGATCTCCTCCAGGTTGTTGTGGTCTTGTTGATGGGATAGTCCCGAATGGATCTCGTCCAGGTTGTTCTCCAGTGTACAATAGAACagcggagaggaggaggaggaggagacgaggaagATGA
- the LOC127924051 gene encoding uncharacterized protein LOC127924051 isoform X15, translating to MILKSIRYYSCWGLVDGIVPNGSPPGCWGLVDGIVPNGSHPGCWGLVDGIVPNGSPPGCWGLVDGIVPNGSPPGCWGLVDGIVPNGSPPGCWGLVDGIVPNGSHPGCWGLVDGIVPNGSHPGCWGLVDGIVPNGSHPGCWGLVDGIVPNGSPPGCWGLVDGIVPNGSPPGCWGLVDGIVLNGSHPGCWGLVDGIVPNGSPPGCWGLVDGIVPNGSPPGCWGLVDGIVPNGSHPGCWGLVDGIVPNGSPPGCWGLVDGIVPNGSHPGCWGVVDGIVPNGSHPGCWGLVDGIVPNGSPPGCCGLVDGIVPNGSRPGCSPVYNRTAERRRRRRRGR from the exons ATGATTCTGaaaagcataagatattacagttgttGGGGTCTTGTTGATGGGATAGTCCCGAATGGATCTCCTCCAGGTTGTTGGGGTCTTGTTGATGGGATAGTCCCGAATGGATCTCATCCAG GTTGTTGGGGTCTTGTTGATGGGATAGTCCCGAATGGATCTCCTCCAGGTTGTTGGGGTCTTGTTGATGGGATAGTCCCGAATGGATCTCCTCCAGGTTGTTGGGGTCTTGTTGATGGGATAGTCCCGAATGGATCTCCTCCAGGTTGTTGGGGTCTTGTTGATGGGATAGTCCCGAATGGATCTCATCCAGGTTGTTGGGGTCTTGTTGATGGGATAGTCCCGAATGGATCTCATCCAGGTTGTTGGGGTCTTGTTGATGGGATAGTCCCGAATGGATCTCATCCAGGTTGTTGGGGTCTTGTTGATGGGATAGTCCCGAATGGATCTCCTCCAGGTTGTTGGGGTCTTGTTGATGGGATAGTCCCGAATGGATCTCCTCCAG GTTGTTGGGGTCTTGTTGATGGGATAGTCCTGAATGGATCTCATCCAGGTTGTTGGGGTCTTGTTGATGGGATAGTCCCGAATGGATCTCCTCCAGGTTGTTGGGGTCTTGTTGATGGGATAGTCCCGAATGGATCTCCTCCAGGTTGTTGGGGTCTTGTTGATGGGATAGTCCCGAATGGATCTCATCCAG GTTGTTGGGGTCTTGTTGATGGGATAGTCCCGAATGGATCTCCTCCAGGTTGTTGGGGTCTTGTTGATGGGATAGTCCCGAATGGATCTCATCCAGGTTGTTGGGGTGTTGTTGATGGGATAGTCCCGAATGGATCTCATCCAGGTTGTTGGGGTCTTGTTGATGGGATAGTCCCGAATGGATCTCCTCCAGGTTGTTGTGGTCTTGTTGATGGGATAGTCCCGAATGGATCTCGTCCAGGTTGTTCTCCAGTGTACAATAGAACagcggagaggaggaggaggaggagacgaggaagATGA
- the LOC127924051 gene encoding uncharacterized protein LOC127924051 isoform X46, with the protein MILKSIRYYSCWGLVDGIVPNGSPPGCWGLVDGIVPNGSHPGCWGLVDGIVPNGSPPGCWGLVDGIVPNGSPPGCWGLVDGIVPNGSPPGCWGLVDGIVPNGSHPGCWGLVDGIVPNGSHPGCWGLVDGIVPNGSHPGCWGLVDGIVPNGSPPGCWGLVDGIVPNGSHPGCWGLVDGIVPNGSHPGCCGLVDGIVPNGSPPGCWGLVDGIVPNGSPPGCWGLVDGIVPNGSHPGCWGVVDGIVPNGSHPGCWGLVDGIVPNGSPPGCCGLVDGIVPNGSRPGCSPVYNRTAERRRRRRRGR; encoded by the exons ATGATTCTGaaaagcataagatattacagttgttGGGGTCTTGTTGATGGGATAGTCCCGAATGGATCTCCTCCAGGTTGTTGGGGTCTTGTTGATGGGATAGTCCCGAATGGATCTCATCCAG GTTGTTGGGGTCTTGTTGATGGGATAGTCCCGAATGGATCTCCTCCAGGTTGTTGGGGTCTTGTTGATGGGATAGTCCCGAATGGATCTCCTCCAGGTTGTTGGGGTCTTGTTGATGGGATAGTCCCGAATGGATCTCCTCCAGGTTGTTGGGGTCTTGTTGATGGGATAGTCCCGAATGGATCTCATCCAGGTTGTTGGGGTCTTGTTGATGGGATAGTCCCGAATGGATCTCATCCAGGTTGTTGGGGTCTTGTTGATGGGATAGTCCCGAATGGATCTCATCCAGGTTGTTGGGGTCTTGTTGATGGGATAGTCCCGAATGGATCTCCTCCAG GTTGTTGGGGTCTTGTTGATGGGATAGTCCCGAATGGATCTCATCCAGGTTGTTGGGGTCTTGTTGATGGGATAGTCCCGAATGGATCTCATCCAGGTTGTTGTGGTCTTGTTGATGGGATAGTCCCGAATGGATCTCCTCCAG GTTGTTGGGGTCTTGTTGATGGGATAGTCCCGAATGGATCTCCTCCAGGTTGTTGGGGTCTTGTTGATGGGATAGTCCCGAATGGATCTCATCCAGGTTGTTGGGGTGTTGTTGATGGGATAGTCCCGAATGGATCTCATCCAGGTTGTTGGGGTCTTGTTGATGGGATAGTCCCGAATGGATCTCCTCCAGGTTGTTGTGGTCTTGTTGATGGGATAGTCCCGAATGGATCTCGTCCAGGTTGTTCTCCAGTGTACAATAGAACagcggagaggaggaggaggaggagacgaggaagATGA